TCCCATTGAAAAGGTGTGTCACCGTGGGGCGGGCCCAAGCTTTATGCTGGCCGGACGATGCCAGCTTTCTGGCTGCGTGTTCCAGCGACGCAGCAGCCGTTTTGGCGTCAGAATCCGAGTGGCCCAGGGACGGCACCACACCATGCTTTGCCAACATGTCGACCAAATCATCCGCCCCTTCCAACTCCGCAGCGTAAGTCATGGACTTCAGGGCTCCAGCAGCGGCTCGCAGCAATTCGCCGAGCAGCTCAAGGTCAGGTTCCCGAAGCCACAGCGGGTTTTGCGCGCCGCATCGAGCATGGGACAGGAAGGGTCCTTCCAAATGAATTCCGGCGACGAGTCCTTCAGCCTCCATGGGCTTCAAAGCAGTTATCGCAGCCAACAAATCCGCGCTTGGAGCCGTGACCAGACTTGCAAGCAACGTTGTCGTGCCGTGTGCGTGCAGGAAGTCGACTGCTGCCCTGGATCCTGCATCTTCCCCGGCAGGAAAATCACCACCGACTGCTCCATGACAATGCAGATCGACTAGCCCCGGAATTATGAAACTGCCCGGGGGAACCTCGATCACTTCAGCGCCAAGCAATTCGTCGGTGTTGAGATCACCTCGTGGGCCCGCGTAGACAATCCGGTCATTACGTACGGCCACTGCCCAATCGGCAAGGACGCTTCCGTCCGTGACTACGGTCCCAAAAAGAAGATAAGCCGCGCTGCTGGTGACCTTTACGGGCGCCGAAGTTTGCATACTTTGATCCTAGACACTCCGGTCGACTCCTCTTGGCACCGCTGGCACTGCTGGCACGGGAGTCGTTGGGGCACGTGATGCTCGCGGCAGCAGCGGTGGTGTCCCGCTTCCGCCGTGCGTGTGGGGAGTGTGCACCGGAGGGAACTGCTGTGCTAACCCAGCAGCGTGTTGACCAGCCGTGCTGCCACCCTGGCCGTGCGCTGGTCGATGTC
This genomic window from Arthrobacter sp. 24S4-2 contains:
- a CDS encoding N-acetylglucosamine-6-phosphate deacetylase — encoded protein: MQTSAPVKVTSSAAYLLFGTVVTDGSVLADWAVAVRNDRIVYAGPRGDLNTDELLGAEVIEVPPGSFIIPGLVDLHCHGAVGGDFPAGEDAGSRAAVDFLHAHGTTTLLASLVTAPSADLLAAITALKPMEAEGLVAGIHLEGPFLSHARCGAQNPLWLREPDLELLGELLRAAAGALKSMTYAAELEGADDLVDMLAKHGVVPSLGHSDSDAKTAAASLEHAARKLASSGQHKAWARPTVTHLFNGMAPMHHRNPGPVAACLRLARAGTVAVELIGDGVHLDPQTVRMVFELVGPKNVLLVTDSMAATGLPDGDYVLGPSPVSVRNGVATLRSTGSLAGGTATLLDVVRQTIAAGVSPGDAVASATSVPAQILGLGAEVGSLRAGMRADVIVVDEDFGLLSVLRGGARIPRRVPATDAL